A genomic segment from Oncorhynchus clarkii lewisi isolate Uvic-CL-2024 chromosome 12, UVic_Ocla_1.0, whole genome shotgun sequence encodes:
- the LOC139421754 gene encoding NLR family CARD domain-containing protein 3-like, with amino-acid sequence MSLSGEREEGVPASKMSLSGELDTKAKSPIKQERPASPVPSCVSMKSDKSMGQPLNFREGDFSTEQRNQQERSESEILSGQSSQSHQTDLASIFSLLEEKIMTFVKNELKTFKRILSPELPEGFESKKQDKEVVDAENEKQESSAREGALKITLHILRKMNQKELADTLEKNSDELAVICQRELKSNLKKKFQCVFEGIAKQGNPTLLNKIYTELYITEGGTGEVNNEHELRQIETTTRKQARPETAIKCNDIFKPLTGQDKLIRTVLTKGVAGIGKTVSVQKFILDWAEGKANQDVQFVFSFPFRELNLMKGDKHTFIELLNHFSMETKQSRISNYNKYKVLFIFDGLDECRLPLDFQKNKICCDVTESTSVDVLLTNLIKGNLLSSALLWITTRPAAANKIPSVCVDQVTEVRGFNDPQKEEYFRKRFSAEDLASRIISHVKTSRSLHIMCHIPVFCWISATVLEHMLEHKLEEMPKTLTEMYTHLVVFHTKQKNEKYLGKEETGPHWNEESILSLGKLAFQQLVNGNLIFYEEDLKEAGIDVIEASVYSGLCTQLFKEECGLYQDKVYCFVHLSIQEFLAAVYVFLNNNENLMDKPRTKDEPAVTFYKSAVDKALQSETGNLDLFLRFLLGLSMESNQKHLRGLLTKTRSSSQSHEETVKYIKEKIRENPSPERCINLFHCLNELNDHSLVEEIQSYLSSGSLSERNLSPGQWSALVFVLLTSEKELDVFDLKKYSRSEEGLLRLLPVVKASRAALLSGCGFTEEGCSSLVSALMSNPSHLRELDLSNNDLKDSGVKLLSAGLGNPHCKLETMRLSRCLVTEEGCASLVSALRSNPSHLRELDLSYNHPGDSGVRLLSARLEDPHCRLEKLNVEHGGEYTMKPGLRKYVCDLTLDPNTVNRLLSLSEENRKVTRRREKHPYPDHPERFEDWYQVLCREGLTGRCYWEVERSGSGADIGVTYKGISRRGEDDDSRIGYNDKSWSLFCSDNRYTARHNNIHIDVPSSSSHRVGVYLDWPAGTLSFYRVSSDTLTHLYTFTSTFTEPLYPGFRVWYDDSSVSLCQVVPVSNTK; translated from the exons cccaatcaagcaggagagaccagcctcccctgttcccagctgtgtgtccatgaagagtgacaaGTCTATGGGTCAACCTTTAAACTTTAGAGAGGgagacttttctactgaacaaag aaaccaacaggagagatcagagtcagagattctcagtggtcagtcttcccagagtcatcaaacagacctggcctccatattcagt TTGCTTGAAGAGAAAATTATGACATTTGTGAAGAACGAGCTGAAGACGTTCAAGAGGATTCTTAGTCCAGAACTCCCAGAAGGCTTTGAGAGTAAGAAGCAGGATAAGGAAGTGGTGGACGCTGAAAATGAGAAGCAGGAgagcagtgccagagagggggctctgaagatcacactgcacatcctgaggaaaatgaaccagaaggagcttgctgacacactggagaaaa ATTCAGATGAGCTTGCTGTGATTTGCCAACGTgaactcaaatctaatctaaagaagaagtttcaatgtgtatttgaggggatcgctaaacaaggaaacccaacacttctcaataagatctacacagagctctacatcacagagggtggaacaggagaggtcaataatgaacatgagctgagacagattgagacaacaaccaggaaacaagcaagaccagagactgcaatcaaatgtaacgacatcttcaaacccttaactggacaagacaaacttatcagaactgtgctgacaaagggagtcgctggcattggaaaaacagtctctgtgcagaagttcatcctggactgggctgaaggaaaagcaaatcaggatgtccaatttgtattttcattccctttccgggagctgaatttgatgaaaggggacaaacacactttcattgaacttctcaatcacttctcaatggaaaccaaacaaTCAAGAATCTCCAACTACAACAAGTAcaaagttctgttcatctttgatggtctggatgagtgccgactgcccctagacttccagaagaacaagatctgttgtgacgtcacagagtcaacctctgtggatgttctgctgacaaatctcatcaagggaaatctgctttcctctgctctcctctggataactacccgacctgcagcagccaataagaTCCCTTCAGTGTGTGTTGACCAGGTTacagaggtacgagggttcaatgacccacagaaggaggagtacttcaggaagagattcagtgctgaggacctggccagcagaatcatctcacacgtaaagacatcaaggagcctccacatcatgtgccacattccagtcttctgttggatttctgcaaCAGTCCTTGAACACATGCTGGAACATAAGTTAGAAGAGATGCCcaagactctgactgagatgtacacacaccttgttgtgtttcataccaaacagaagaatgaaaagtatcttgggaaagaagagacaggtccacactggaatgaagagagcattctgtcactgggaaaactggcttttcaacagcttgtgaatggcaatctgattttctatgaagaagacctgaaagaGGCTGGCATTGATGTGATTGAAGCCTCAGTGTACTCAGGATTGTGCACACAGctctttaaagaggaatgtgggctgtaccaggacaaggtgtactgctttgttcatctgagcattcaggagtttctggctgctgtatatgTGTTCCTCAACAACAATGAGAATCTAATGGACAAACCGCGAACAAAAGACGAGCCTGCAGTTACTTTCTACAAGAGTGCTGTGGATAAAGCCTTACAAAGTGAGACAGgaaacctggaccttttcctccgcttccttctgggcctctcaatggagtccaatcagaagcacttacgaggtctactgacaaagacaagaagcagctcacagagccatgaagaaacagtcaagtacatcaaggagaagatcagggagaatccctctccagagaggtgcatcaatctgttccactgtctgaatgaactgaatgaccattctctagtggaggagatccaaagcTACCTGAGCTCAGGAAGTCTCTCAGAACGCAACCTGTCACCTGGacagtggtcagctctggtctttgtgttgctgacttcagaaaaggagctggatgtgtttgacctgaagaaatactccagatcagaggaaggtcttttgaggctgctgccagtggtcaaagcctccagagCTGCTCT gctgtcaggctgtggattcacagaggaaggctgttcttctctggtctcagctctgatgtcaaacccctcacacctgagagagttggatctgagtaacaatgacctgaaggattcaggagtgaagctgctctctgctggactggggaatccccactgtaaactggagactatgag gctgtcacgctgtctagtcacagaggaaggctgtgcctctctggtctcagctctgaggtcaaacccctcacacctgagagagctggacctgagctacaatcacccaggagactcaggagtcagactgctctctgctagactggaggatccacactgcagactggagaaactcaa TGTGGAGCATGGTGGAGAGTACACAATGAAACCTGGGCTTAGAAAAT atgtctgtgatctcacactggacccaaacacagtaaacagactcctctctctgtctgaggagaacagaaaggtgacaCGTAGGAGAGAGAAGCATccgtatcctgatcacccagagagatttgaggaCTGGTAccaggtgctgtgtagagagggtctgactgggcgctgttactgggaggtagagaggagtggGAGTGGGGCTGAtataggagtgacatataaaggaatcagcaggagaggagaggatgatgacaGTAGGATTGGATAcaatgacaagtcctggagtcTGTTCTGCTCTGACAACCGTTACACTGCCAGGCACAATAATATTCACATAGACgtcccctcctccagctcccacagagtaggagtgtatctggactggccagccggcactctgtccttctatagagtctcctctgacacactgacccacctgtacacattcacctccacattcactgagcccctctatccagggtttaggGTTTGGTATGATGACTCCTCAGTGTCCTTGTGTCAGGTGGTCCCTGTGTCAAACACAAAATGA